Part of the Marinobacterium rhizophilum genome is shown below.
AGCCGCTACCAGCCGGGCGACTTTACCCACTTGGCGGCGCCGGCCGAGCTGCAGATGGCGGTCGTCAGCTTGAGCGAGAGGGGCTGGAAAAACCTCGACGACATGGCGGCCTATGCGAAGGAAAATGGTGGCCTGTCGGTCGCTCTGCAGGGCGAGGAATTGAAGCAGGCGGCGGAGACGATTGCGCAGCACTATGGTATTGAACTGCGCCAGGTGCCGGCCAAGGGCGGCGCAGGCTCGATCGCCCAGATCATGGGCAAGCATATTGACCTCGGTATCATCGCCGGAGCCCATGTCAAGTATGTCGAATCGGGCGATATGGTTGAGTTGGGCGTGCTGACGAATGAGCGTACGGCGCTGTCACCCAATGTCATGACATTGAAGGAACAGGGCGTGGATTACGTGATGCGAAATTACTTCCAGTTCTCGGCGCCCAAAGGTGTGTCGCAGGATATTGCAGAGACTCTGGCCCAGGCGATTCAGGACGCCATGCAGTCGGCCGAGGTGCGCGAGCTTGCGGTCGAGCGAATGCGCCTGGACGTCACCAAGCCGCTAGGTCCCAATGCACTGCAGGAGTTTATTGTACAAACCAGCAAGAATATTGCAGTGCAGATGAAGCGGTAATGGGCTGATTATCAACATAGGATACCGGCTTTCCCCTGTGTGAGTGACTCAGCTTCGGGATGGCCGGTAATAATGTGATGTTGTATTGAAATCATTAATTAAAAATAAATCACCAGTATTTTTAAAATAAATTACAGCCGATTGGCTATGGTGAGTTTGCATTGGGTAATATTGTGCGCGTATTTCAAGTGGCTCGACTATAGGCGTAGTCGGTCTAAATCGCAGTCTATATGGTCAGGAAGTGGCCTTTAAACGTAAATAAATTACCCGAATATAATTTAAGAAAATTCTGGATATAAATAATCTCGCAGTGGCGTTGCTGGGGTTTTATTTTGGCTGCACATCAAAGTATCAATATCTAGGTTAGATTTAAACTAATTGGTAGGGAAATAATAAATGATCTATGGTGAATTTAAGTTCCTTGATGACAGTCTATCAGACTGCGCTCTGGCTGGAACGGGGACGTCTTGTCGAAACGTTAAACCCTTGGTGCTAGCAGTGAGCAGCATTTTGTTATTGAGCACCTCTTTTCATGCGTCTGCAATCAGTATGCATAGCAAAGCGCCTGAAGAAGGCTGGAGCCTTGAACTCGGTCTGGGTGCCCATGCCGGTGTTTCTTCAATCGACTATGCCGATTCCACGGCCCCCAGCCCCGCCAAGGAAGCAATCAACGGCGGCCTGGTCGGCTACTATACCGGCACGGTGACCGCTGACCCGAGTTATCGCTTCAATACCGCCAACCATGGCCCCTTTGAGCTCAAACTGCATAGTGCACTGAATCTGGACGATGCCTATCTGGACAATGATCAGCTTGATGAGCTGTCTATTGAGCTAAAAAGTGCTCGCTATGGCAACCTGTACCTCGGTGAAGACGATGGTGCGGCAGATCGGCTAAAACCCCGACAGTCAGGCCGTGTGGGCATTGCCGTGGGTCATGGGGCTTTTACCGGGGTCGTGCCCTGGTGGGGCAATCTGCCCTACGGTGGAGGCTTTGATCGCAGCAATGCCAATAGCTGGAACTGGGACTGGGCCAATGGCATTGTCGGCGGCGACTGGCGTTCGTTCTCGCGTGATACACAGGATGCCATCAAGATAGGGTATGAATCGCCGGAGCTGAACGGCTTCAAGTTTGGTGCCTCAATAAACCTGCAGGATACTTTTGCCGGCTTTGCCGGCCCCGGTACTGCGCCGAAGGGCCAGGACAGCTGGAGCGATCTCGGGCTCAAGGATGATGAGTTTGAACTCGCTGCACAGTGGAACGGCAAGACTGCCAGTGGCCTGCGGCTCAGTGCAGGGGTGGTGCACAGCTCGGTGCATGTGGTGAATGACGACATGCAGCAAAAAAGTACCGATATTGGTTTCCAGGTCGGCACAACGCTGGATTCCGGCGCGACGGTCAGCACCAGCGCCTACTATGCCTACGGAAACTACGACAATGATGTTGCCGACCGCCATGTTGAAGACGAACAACTGCATGTCGGCGTCGACTGGAACAAGGGCAAGTGGAAATTGGGCGTCAACTATACCCAGGCTTGGGATAGCTACAACCCGCCGGGCACGGCGTTACTCGGTGGCGGCGGTAACAAGGGCTACAGCATCGGTGCCAACTACAAGCTGGCCAAGGGCCTGACCCTGGGTGGCGGTGTACTCTACGCCGAGAATGATGCGGGCGAAGATGCCACCGAGGTTGGCCTCAACCTGACCTATCGATTCAAGACACTGGTGTACTAACAGCCTGAAACCCGCTTTCAGTACAGCAGATGTACCCTTCAAGTTGGGCAGGGCAGACTCACGGCGGATAAAACCGAAGCGAGGCCGCCTTGCTTTTTTGATTTATAGCGCCTGATCGGGAGTTGTGAACTTCGGGAATTCAGATCATAAGTGCGACACTCATGGTTCAGCGGCGAGAGGTAGCCAGCTTCTGACAGTGATTCGCTTCAGCTCAACAAAGCAGTTGCAGTATTTTAGCAAGCTGATTCAGTGGACGAACGGAATAGGATCCGCCTGATGATCATGGCTGTTGTGGCGAGTTGAACTAAAGGTGATGGCGTCGCAGGGCAGTCTCAGCCCCCGGGGTTCCGGGGGCTGGCTTCGCAGCAGGGCTTTACGATGAGCTGAAACCGGAAAAGGCTGCCTGGCTTACAGCTACGACTACAAGGTTGCGGAGTCGTCGGGAGTCGCTGACTCGGCGTCGCTGTCCGGGGTGAGCTCTTCCTGGATGTAGCGTTTAATGTGGCCCTGAATCTTGCGGCTGGTGATATAGGCCCAGGCACCCACCAGGGCGCCGGCTGCGCCGAAAATAATACGCCCTTGGGGTATGAGCAGCATTAGCAGCAACGTCAGCGCGATCGTAGTCATTAAACCGTACTTGCCGCGTTTACCTACGTTCTCTATCAGCTGCTCGGCATCGGCCCGGGTAACGACGCCTACGCCTGGCAGTTTCTGGCGTGGCGAGGCGTATTCGCGCTCGCGTTTTTTCTTCTGGCGCCCGAAAGGGTCTCTGATATTCATCGGCTGGCCTCTGTGATTGTTGGTGTTGAGAGAGCCCGTCACCAGCCCAGCTTGCAAAGGCATTCATGTTGCGTAAACAAGGTGCGAGTGTTAGGAACTCTTCTTCACCCACTCAGGCGTCTGTTACAGCAATCCCATGCGCTGGTCCGTGACTGATCGGGGGGGGGGGGCTTCCCGCCTGGCATCAGGACGTTTTCATCCGCCAGAAACGAAAAAAGCCAGCATTTCTGCAAGCCTTTTCTGACATATCTGTGCGGTCGTGGCTGGAAAAGCACAAGCAAGACGTCGAGGAGTCACTCCCGTCCTACTCGCCGGAACTGAACTCGGACGAGTATCTGAGCTGCGGCTTGAAACAGGGCATCCGTGCATCCTCACCCGCCCGAGCGGCTGGTGATCTGAAGAGCAAAGTCAGCAGCCACAAGCGGATGCTGCGAAAGAAGCCCAAGCGAGTGAAAAAGTATTTCGAACACCGGCATATCGCCTACGCGGCGTGAATGTATTTGTACGTCGGGTTAATATGCAGCGCTGGAGTAGGTTGATTGGTTTAACAATCGTCGCCTGCTTGAAGCTATAGGAGATGTATCCCCGGCAGAGAGAAATGGCGCACTATTGCCAACAGGGTAGGTCGGGTGAGAGTCTGCTAGACCCAAAAAAACTGTCTCTGGGCTTCCCGGGCGGTCTCTTGAGACTGTCTTTAATATTCAGGAAATGACCCGGCTCTGCCGGGTCTTATTAGAAAACTACCGTTTAGGCGTATGGCGATCAGTCGATGCTGGCATCGCCTGCATCGCCTGCATCGTCGCAAAGGTCGATCCAGATCGTCCTTAGCTGGGTGTACTGGACGTGGGCGTGGATGGTGTTATCACGACCGCCGAAACCGGACTGCTTGTAGCCGCCGAACGGCGTGGTGATATCGCCTTCGCCGAAGCAGTGACGGTTACGGTACATGTAGGGAATCTATTTGCCAGCCAGGTTAAGAGTTGCGACACGTCCAGCTGCAAGATCCCATGCACCTGTACCAACAGTTTTAAAAACAATAGGTCGGTCCAGGGATGGCTTATGCTTGAGAGCATCTGCGAGGTTACGTACACGGCCCCAATCGATCCCCGCTTGAATCAGGTCTCCCGCTTCTTCTCTGGCTCCCAGTGGGTCATCGACATAAATGTCACTGCCAGCCAGCGTGTGCTCACCGATCTCTGCCATCTCTGGTTTAAAGGCACCTACACCAATGATAAGCCTGCCTTTCAGTGCGTCTTCGTTATAGATGGGGCTCGTGCTGGTGGTCAGCATGATAACGACATCGGTGCCTTCGGGAATTTCTGATGGGTTGCAGGGGTAAAGGTTGGGGTTCTCCCCAGCGTGCTCCTTGCAAAATCGGTTAGCGGAATCGTGACTGAGACCACGCACAAATACTTCTGCTTTTGGGTAAATCTCGTGCAAAGCACGGACGTGGTAGATGGCTTGTGTTCCGCTGCCGATAATTAACACGCGTTGTGGAGCCTGACTCATAAAAGTCTCGATACCAATCATTGAGACGGCGGCTGTCCTGCATCCTGTTACTTCGGGCCCATCCAGCAGGCAAAGCGGTTGACCGGTTGGAGTATCGAAAATGGTGACCAGGCCATAGATGGTGGGAAGCCCTCTTTTCCCGTTTGACGGTTCAACGTTTACAAGCTTGTGTACAGATATATCTTGAGCGGTTGCGGGCATGCTGAGCATGACCCCCGCATTAGGGCGTGGCACAACCATTCGTTCCGGGCTAACAATACCCCCTTCGCTGTATTCTGTAGCAGCCTGTTTAATGGCTGAGATAAGGGCAGGCATTTTTAACAGATTGCGGGTGGCCTGCCTGTCGTAAACCTTGAACCCCGGGTTTGGTGCTGATTCGTTCATGGTGTGTCCTAACTATGTTATTAAAGGGAGCGACACAAGGTATCGCCTGAAGGCTTATTCTTCTGTCGGGTCCGCGGACTGCGTGCCCTGGCGATGGCGCTTAACACGCGGCAGGAGTGATCCAAGGAACGGGGAAAACAGCATGACCAGCGCGATTAGAAGCATGATCAGAGTCAGTGGTTCCGTCCACAGGCCTGACCAGTCTCCGCCCGATAGCTGGAGCCCGGAGCGCAACTTCTGTTCGGCCATGGGGGCAAGAATGAAACTGATCGCCAGTGGACCCTTTGGGAATTTGCCCAGATCCAGCACGAAACCCAGCACCGCAAAGCCCAGGAGTACCCAGACATCCGCTACAGAATTGCCATAGGCAAAGCCTCCGATCAGGCAGAAGACGATAATCAGCGGGAAAAGCAGGAACTGCGGAATCTCACTGATCTTCGATACCCAGCGCACGCTTAGTATCATGACCAGGTACATCAGCACGTTCGATACGAAAAAGGCCGCCATCAGGATATAGACAATTTCTGCATTATTGACGAACAGAAGGGGCCCGGGCTGGACCGAATGAATAAGCAGCGCAGCCAGCAGCAGCACGTTATTGAGGCTACCCGGCAGGCCAAGCGCGATCAGCGGAATCATGGCGCCGCCGATGGTTGCGTTGTTTGCCGACTCAGACGCGACAATACCTTCCTCGCAACCGGTGCCGAAACGCTCGGGCGTTTTTGATACGCCCTTGGCTGCGGAGTAGGCCACCATTGAGCCGATGACCGCGCCGACACCGGGCAGAAGCCCTATCCAGGTACCGATAACGGAAGAGCGCAGCAGGTTGAGGCCATGCTGACGGTAATCGCGCAGCCCCATCAAGATGCCCTTTCTGCTCGCTTCAATGCTGCTGTTGCTCTTTGTACTCCCAAGCAGGATGTCACTGAACACGGTGCCCAGTGCAAACAGGCCGATGAACATGGGGACAGGGTCGATGCCGCCATTCAGCTCCACCAGGCCGAAAGTAAGTCGCGGCGTGCCGGATGAAGGATCAATCCCTGGCATCGCAAGCAGTGCACCGATGAGGGCCGCGGCGATGCCCTTGAGGAATGAGCCCTCGGTAATGATCGCGATCAGCACCAGTGCCATGACGATCAGGGCAAAGTAATTGAAGGCGGTGAATTTGGTCGCCCAGACCGAGAGCGGCTTGGTGAGCACGACCAGTGCGATCCACGAAATCAGGCCGCCGATAAAAGATGAGCCGATGCCCAGGCCCAGCGCTCGTCCGGGTTTGCCGGCCCTGGCCATCGGATAGCCGTCCAGCGTGGTCATGATAGCCGCCTCAGTGCCGGGCATCTTCAGCAGCGTTGCAGTGATCAGGCCACCACTGATTGCGCCTATGTAAATCGAGATCAGCAGTACGATAGCCATCTCTGGCGTCATAAAAAAGGTGAGCGGCAGGCAAAGGGCGATCAGCATGGTCCCGGTCAGGCCGGGAATTGCGCCGACAAAGACACCCGCGGACACGCCCACCAGCATCAACGCGAGGGCGGCGGGGTGGAGTGTAAAAGCGAAAGCGGTTAATAGGCCTTCCATATTGTCACCACAGAGTTGGAAGATCGACAAAGAAGAACCGGGTAAAGATCCATTCGACTCCGAAGCCAAGGATTAATCCGGTGATGAGGGCGCGAACTGTACCCTGGGCCCGATGGGGCATGGGCAAAAGCGACGCCGAGGCCACAACGAAGGCGGTAGTCATCAGGGATACCGGTAGGCGCAAGGTAAACATGCCCAGGATATAGATTGCCACGAAAACCAGCATTACAAGGGTGCGGCCCAAGTCCGAGAGCTGAAAAGCTGCCGACGTTTCCGCCTCCATGGGTTTAGGCCGCAATTGCGGCAGCAAGAGTACGAGGATTCCGACCAGCAGGAGCAAAACGGACAGCCCCTGTGGTATGGCTTTGGAACCCAGCGTATCGAACGAGAAACTGGTTATTTTCTGTGCTTCGAGATAACCGACAAGACCAAGCGCAATCATTAGCAGGGTCACAAGGGTCTCAAGTCGTCTGGCCATGGGGCGGTCTCCTCAAGTTATAAGGTGAGGCGGGGTATCAGGCGGCGTACCGGGCGCCGCCTGATACCCCGGCTTTACTTCGCGGTTGCCTGCTTGGCCACGGGGCCGATGAGTGCGGCCTGTTCGTCCAGGTAAGCGGCGAAGGCGTCGCCACGCAGGAATTCCGGTGTCGTCAGCGAGTCATCATAGAAGGCCTTGATTCGATCGGTCTCGCTGGCTTGCTCGAGAGCGCTGGCGAAGGCTGAAACGACCTCGTCCGGGGTGCTCTTGGGGGCTAGCCAGTAGTTGCCAAAGCAAAAGCTGACGTCCACGCCCTGCTGTTTGGCTGTGGGTACGTTTGGCAGCCGCGGGTCTGTTGTATCCGCAAGCAGGGCGATCGCCTTCACCTGGCTGTCTTCGGCCAGTTCTCCGTCTTTGGTCATGGTGAAATTGCGCGCACCGGCTGCCCCGACCGATGCAACGGCCGTCTGTCCGCCGGTCAGGGCGGCAAAGTTGTCGGCCGAGCCGCCTACCTGGGCAAAGCGGAATTTAGCATCAGCGGTATTTTCCAGTAGGATGCCGGACATGTGATTCAGCCCGCCGATATTGACGCCAAAGGGGATGCTGCCGGAATCCTTGCTGGCTGCCGCCAGAAGATCGTTCAGGTTGTCATAGCCTGAGTCCTTGCGTACCAGAATGGCCATGCAGTTGACTCCGGTCAGCGCCACCGGCTTGTAGTCCTTGTAGCCGAAATTGATGATACCGGCGGCCTCGGCGCCCAGCAGCCCGGTTTCATGTACGAGGAACTCGTAGCCGTCGGGTGCTGCGTCCATGACACGGCGCGCACCGACTGAGGAATGGCCGCTGACGTTGACCACCGATACGGGCTGACCGAGCAAGCTGTTCTCTTCAATGGCGGCCGCAAAACTGCGCGCGACCAGGTCGGATGAACCGCCGGCCTTGAACGGCACGACAACGCTGATCGGGCGGGACGGCCAGCCCTGTGCCATGGTTGGGGCGGCGCAGAGGGCGGCGAGTGTCAGGCTTAAAAATGCTTTTGTGAGGGTCATAATGGTTTCTCCATTTGTTTTATTTTATGTACAGGAATCAGGCGGTGCCGAATGTCGGAGCCGATTGATTCTGTACGCTGGCACCTGTTTTCAGGTCGGGTAGATCGTGATCGGCCGGACTCAGGGCCGAGGTTGGAGGGGCGAAGCCAAGGCCGGCCCTCTGGTGAAGCTGCAGTTTCCCGTCGACTGGCTGGCGCTCTGTTTCGGGCACACAGTCGAACAGACCCTGGTGCAGGGTGTGCAGCTCGACATGTGCGACAGACGCATGTCCGCGGGCCAGTTCAAGAGCCGCAGCCTCCGCCAGCCAGGTTGATGAGCATTGCAGGGATACGGGGACATCATAATCCCGGCCGAGCTGCATAAGCCGTCGGGCTGCGGTGATGCCGCCGACCGCAACGGGTGAGAATTGCAGCACGCCGATGGCGCCTTGCTGCAGCAGGGCCTGGAATATTTCGTACCTTGATTCCGACTCGAACACCATGACCGGCATACCGCAGTCACGGTTGAGCCAGCGCATCGATGCCCAGTCCTGTACCGGGAAGGGTGCCTGCACGGCCTCGACCCCGAGCTCCTGCCAGATGGGCAGCCAGGCCAGTGTTTTTGCGCGGTCGAGGCTATAGACCGCATCCACGATAAGTCCGGCCCTGAGGCCAATGGCTGCCCGAACCGCTCGCATCCGCTCGACATCCTGTTCAAAGGGCAGGGCACCAAACTTGATTTTTACTCGGTCATGGCCCTGCGCAATCAGTCCGGACATTTCGCCAGAAAGTCGCTCAACGGTATCGTTGACCCGGTACAAGCCGGCGCTGGCATAGACAGGAACCGTCGTCTGCAAGGGATCCGTTGCGGCGATGGCGCCCAATGGCAACGCTGCGGCCTGGGCGATCAGGTCATGCAGTGCAATGTCGATGCCCGAGAGCGCTGATGCCATCATCCCGTGTCGACCGGTCAGTGAGGTCCTTTCCCAGAGCTCTGACCAGAGCGCAGTCGGGCTTTCGATCTCGCGGTTCAGAAGCAGAGGCCGTACTTCGGTCTGAAGGAAGCGAATCAGCGGATCGGCGGAGGTGTCAAAACACCAGCATTCCCCCCATCCCTTGCGACCGTCTGCGTCAGTGAGGCGAAGCAGGACCGACTGCTTGCGATGCCATAACAGGCGGGGATTGTAGGTGTGCCCGCCCAGAGGAACTGTCAGCAGGAAGATATCGAAGGAGGTAATTCGCATAGTCCTAAAGCCCTAAAAATGTCTTATAGGACAATTTATATCTCTAATGTCTTTTTTTTGCAATATTGGCAGGTAGGTATTTTTTTAATACATTAGGCGCGAGCTGAGACATAATATGTCACGTGCAGAGCAACCCAGTGCAAACAGGACAGACTTATGGATACCGATTCCGATACGATGCGCCTCGCGGGGCGTATCAAGGCCCTGCGTCAGTCCAGGGGATTGACGCTGGTTGAAGTAGAGAAGCGCTGCGGGTTGGGGGCGTCAACCGTATCCAAGATCGAACGCGGTACCATATCTCCAAGCTATGCCACGCTTTTGCGACTGGCCAAGGGTCTGGATGTTGATCTCGCCGAGCTGGTGCAGCAAACAACGGACATCGGGCCCAAAACCCGCCGTGCAATCACGCGTATGGGTGAGGGCGTGCTCCACTCGATCGGGTCGCATGACTACCGATTGCTTTGTACCGAGTTGACCAGCAAAAAGATGAATCCGATGCTTGCAACCGTGCATGCCCGCGAGCTGAAGGAGATCGTCGCGACGGGGGATCGCAAAAACGGCATGTCTTCCCATGAGGGTGAGGAAGTCCTCTTTGTGGTGTCCGGTGAGGTTGTTCTGCACACGGAATTTTATAGCCCGGTACTGCTGAAGCAGGGCGACTGTGCGTATATCGATAGCTCAATGGGCCATGTCTGTCTGAAAGGCTCGGAGGAGGATGCTGTCATCTTTTGGGTCTGCACCGACCTTTCCCTCAAGCCTGAGTTGGAGTGAGGGGCAGTCACTTCTATGCCTTTTGGAGTTAGATCTGTCGCGAGACGATGGTCTTGTCGCGTTCGAGCAGCGAATGGCCTTGTTGCGATGATCTTGCGCTGGAAAAGACAGTCGGGCTGGAGCTACCGCGTAGCGGAGTCGTCGGGCGTCGCTGACCCGGAGTCGCTGTCAGTGCTTAGCTCTTCCTTGATATAACGCTTAACGTGGCCCTGAATCTTGCGGCTGGTGATATAGGCCCAAGCACCCACCAGGGCGCCGGCTGCGCCGAAAATAATACGCCCTTGGGGTATGAGCAGCATTAGCAGCAACGACAGCGCAATCGTAGTCATTAAACCGTACTTGCCGCGTTTGCCTACCGTTTCTATCAGCTGCTCGGCATCGGCCCGAGTGGTGATGCCTGCGCCTGGCAGCTTCTGTCGCAGCGAAGCGTATTCGCGCTCGCGTCGTTTCTCTTGGCGTCCGAAGGGGTCTCTGAAGTTCATCGGCTAGTCTCGCGATTGTTGGTTTTGAGAGAGCCCGTTAGCAACCCGGCTTGCAAGTAGTCTCTCGCCGCGTAGGCAAGGTACGGGTGTTTGGAGCCCTTCTTCAGCCACTCTGGCGTCTATTGCAGCAACCCCGCGTGCTGGTTCGTGACGGACAGGGTGCTGCCTGACATCACGACGTTTACATCCGCCAGAAACGAAAAAAGCCTGCATCGCTGCAAGCCTCTTCTGAGATGGTACCAGTGGCCGGACTCGAACCGGCACGCTTTTAAGGGCGGGGGATTTTGAATTTCATGTCGCTATATTATTACCTGTAGTTACAGTTACTTAGGTGATAATATGGCGAAGTCTACATATGGATCTACATTTTTTAATGCAAAAGGATTTGCACCCATGGATAAAGAATCACTGATTCTGCGTATTTTGAACATGCACCCATCGCAGTATGAATCACTGCTTGCACAGCTGGAATCAACCGAAAAAACCTCGGAATCTGATGCCTCAAAGAGCATCAAAACAGAGCGTGTGAAGGTTGACGATACCTTGTCTCTATATCGTCAAAGGCACAAAACGAAATATTGGTCAGCACGTATTGTCTTGGATAGCCAAGGCCGTAAAGAAGAAGTACGGTTCTCTACAGGTAAATCGTCTGTTGAGGCGGCAGGTGTGAAGGCCATCGAGGAACGCTTCAAATTGATCGGTAAAATAGAAGCTGGCTACTCTATAAAGATAGGGGCGAATCTGCTTTTCAAGGCTATTGCGTCCAAGGTTATTGAGGAGATGGAAGCAGTTGTTGCTGACCCCACTGTCAAGAAAACGACATATAAAAGTTATATTTCTCTGCTGAAGCAGCATATCATCCCTTTTTTCGGTGACACAAACATAAAAAACATCGATTATCCGATGATTGTTGAATATTTTGAACAGACTACAGTGAAATCCAAATCTCAGATCACGATGCAAAAGACGAGCATTGGTAAGGTTTTTGAGTATGCGGTTAAGAAGCGCCTGATCGATCAACTGTCAGTGCCGAAGTTTCCCAAAGTCATTACTGTCAGTGACCCAGATTATCGTGTTGAGCCGTTCAGTGAGCACGACCTGAAGGTACTTAATGATAACTACCCGAGCTTTATACGGGCCGGGAGGAAAGAGCAAACGAAGCACTACCGCAGGGCTTTTCAGCACTATTTTTCGTTCTTGCTGTCAACGGGCGTCCGTCCTGGGGAAGAGCCTAAAGGTATTCGATTCAAGGATATCAGTAAGCATCAAGATGCAGAAAGTGGAAATTACTATTACGTGATCAAGCTGCACAAAGGAAAAACTCAAAAGAGAAACATAAAATACCGGCAAATTGCGATTGATGCGACGGCCGTTAAGTCCATCGAGGCGGCAGCTAAAGAACTAAATGGTTTTGTGGTTGAGGAGCGTATTGATTGGCTCATCAAAAATTATTCTGAGAGATTTGTTTTCAAAAGCTATCGTTATAACGCCTTTCCTTCATATGATAGAATTTTTAGCCAAGAGCAGTATCTCGGCTATGTTGCAGATAAATTGCACCATCAGAACTATA
Proteins encoded:
- a CDS encoding Bug family tripartite tricarboxylate transporter substrate binding protein — protein: MKKIFQTMLAAVVLGIGALAASASYADYPTKPINLLVAYTAGGGADVFARKIVSTIEEQKGWKFVVQSATGASGSVMATKLKYAKPDGYTIGFAASGAFYLNPVINDKSRYQPGDFTHLAAPAELQMAVVSLSERGWKNLDDMAAYAKENGGLSVALQGEELKQAAETIAQHYGIELRQVPAKGGAGSIAQIMGKHIDLGIIAGAHVKYVESGDMVELGVLTNERTALSPNVMTLKEQGVDYVMRNYFQFSAPKGVSQDIAETLAQAIQDAMQSAEVRELAVERMRLDVTKPLGPNALQEFIVQTSKNIAVQMKR
- a CDS encoding porin, which produces MHSKAPEEGWSLELGLGAHAGVSSIDYADSTAPSPAKEAINGGLVGYYTGTVTADPSYRFNTANHGPFELKLHSALNLDDAYLDNDQLDELSIELKSARYGNLYLGEDDGAADRLKPRQSGRVGIAVGHGAFTGVVPWWGNLPYGGGFDRSNANSWNWDWANGIVGGDWRSFSRDTQDAIKIGYESPELNGFKFGASINLQDTFAGFAGPGTAPKGQDSWSDLGLKDDEFELAAQWNGKTASGLRLSAGVVHSSVHVVNDDMQQKSTDIGFQVGTTLDSGATVSTSAYYAYGNYDNDVADRHVEDEQLHVGVDWNKGKWKLGVNYTQAWDSYNPPGTALLGGGGNKGYSIGANYKLAKGLTLGGGVLYAENDAGEDATEVGLNLTYRFKTLVY
- the lhpI gene encoding bifunctional Delta(1)-pyrroline-2-carboxylate/Delta(1)-piperideine-2-carboxylate reductase; translation: MNESAPNPGFKVYDRQATRNLLKMPALISAIKQAATEYSEGGIVSPERMVVPRPNAGVMLSMPATAQDISVHKLVNVEPSNGKRGLPTIYGLVTIFDTPTGQPLCLLDGPEVTGCRTAAVSMIGIETFMSQAPQRVLIIGSGTQAIYHVRALHEIYPKAEVFVRGLSHDSANRFCKEHAGENPNLYPCNPSEIPEGTDVVIMLTTSTSPIYNEDALKGRLIIGVGAFKPEMAEIGEHTLAGSDIYVDDPLGAREEAGDLIQAGIDWGRVRNLADALKHKPSLDRPIVFKTVGTGAWDLAAGRVATLNLAGK
- a CDS encoding tripartite tricarboxylate transporter permease, which gives rise to MSIFQLCGDNMEGLLTAFAFTLHPAALALMLVGVSAGVFVGAIPGLTGTMLIALCLPLTFFMTPEMAIVLLISIYIGAISGGLITATLLKMPGTEAAIMTTLDGYPMARAGKPGRALGLGIGSSFIGGLISWIALVVLTKPLSVWATKFTAFNYFALIVMALVLIAIITEGSFLKGIAAALIGALLAMPGIDPSSGTPRLTFGLVELNGGIDPVPMFIGLFALGTVFSDILLGSTKSNSSIEASRKGILMGLRDYRQHGLNLLRSSVIGTWIGLLPGVGAVIGSMVAYSAAKGVSKTPERFGTGCEEGIVASESANNATIGGAMIPLIALGLPGSLNNVLLLAALLIHSVQPGPLLFVNNAEIVYILMAAFFVSNVLMYLVMILSVRWVSKISEIPQFLLFPLIIVFCLIGGFAYGNSVADVWVLLGFAVLGFVLDLGKFPKGPLAISFILAPMAEQKLRSGLQLSGGDWSGLWTEPLTLIMLLIALVMLFSPFLGSLLPRVKRHRQGTQSADPTEE
- a CDS encoding tripartite tricarboxylate transporter TctB family protein, which translates into the protein MARRLETLVTLLMIALGLVGYLEAQKITSFSFDTLGSKAIPQGLSVLLLLVGILVLLLPQLRPKPMEAETSAAFQLSDLGRTLVMLVFVAIYILGMFTLRLPVSLMTTAFVVASASLLPMPHRAQGTVRALITGLILGFGVEWIFTRFFFVDLPTLW
- a CDS encoding Bug family tripartite tricarboxylate transporter substrate binding protein, translating into MTLTKAFLSLTLAALCAAPTMAQGWPSRPISVVVPFKAGGSSDLVARSFAAAIEENSLLGQPVSVVNVSGHSSVGARRVMDAAPDGYEFLVHETGLLGAEAAGIINFGYKDYKPVALTGVNCMAILVRKDSGYDNLNDLLAAASKDSGSIPFGVNIGGLNHMSGILLENTADAKFRFAQVGGSADNFAALTGGQTAVASVGAAGARNFTMTKDGELAEDSQVKAIALLADTTDPRLPNVPTAKQQGVDVSFCFGNYWLAPKSTPDEVVSAFASALEQASETDRIKAFYDDSLTTPEFLRGDAFAAYLDEQAALIGPVAKQATAK
- a CDS encoding mandelate racemase/muconate lactonizing enzyme family protein; this translates as MRITSFDIFLLTVPLGGHTYNPRLLWHRKQSVLLRLTDADGRKGWGECWCFDTSADPLIRFLQTEVRPLLLNREIESPTALWSELWERTSLTGRHGMMASALSGIDIALHDLIAQAAALPLGAIAATDPLQTTVPVYASAGLYRVNDTVERLSGEMSGLIAQGHDRVKIKFGALPFEQDVERMRAVRAAIGLRAGLIVDAVYSLDRAKTLAWLPIWQELGVEAVQAPFPVQDWASMRWLNRDCGMPVMVFESESRYEIFQALLQQGAIGVLQFSPVAVGGITAARRLMQLGRDYDVPVSLQCSSTWLAEAAALELARGHASVAHVELHTLHQGLFDCVPETERQPVDGKLQLHQRAGLGFAPPTSALSPADHDLPDLKTGASVQNQSAPTFGTA
- a CDS encoding helix-turn-helix domain-containing protein, which encodes MDTDSDTMRLAGRIKALRQSRGLTLVEVEKRCGLGASTVSKIERGTISPSYATLLRLAKGLDVDLAELVQQTTDIGPKTRRAITRMGEGVLHSIGSHDYRLLCTELTSKKMNPMLATVHARELKEIVATGDRKNGMSSHEGEEVLFVVSGEVVLHTEFYSPVLLKQGDCAYIDSSMGHVCLKGSEEDAVIFWVCTDLSLKPELE
- a CDS encoding N-terminal phage integrase SAM-like domain-containing protein gives rise to the protein MDKESLILRILNMHPSQYESLLAQLESTEKTSESDASKSIKTERVKVDDTLSLYRQRHKTKYWSARIVLDSQGRKEEVRFSTGKSSVEAAGVKAIEERFKLIGKIEAGYSIKIGANLLFKAIASKVIEEMEAVVADPTVKKTTYKSYISLLKQHIIPFFGDTNIKNIDYPMIVEYFEQTTVKSKSQITMQKTSIGKVFEYAVKKRLIDQLSVPKFPKVITVSDPDYRVEPFSEHDLKVLNDNYPSFIRAGRKEQTKHYRRAFQHYFSFLLSTGVRPGEEPKGIRFKDISKHQDAESGNYYYVIKLHKGKTQKRNIKYRQIAIDATAVKSIEAAAKELNGFVVEERIDWLIKNYSERFVFKSYRYNAFPSYDRIFSQEQYLGYVADKLHHQNYKPYSCRHTYINNQLAAGVAHNDIAEHCGNSIQVIETHYKRAKLMTKAPSHIAGNIVDYEDALGLPGFVELVKSKLESGVHVFGPPKK